A stretch of the Mycobacterium shigaense genome encodes the following:
- the rpsP gene encoding 30S ribosomal protein S16 gives MAVKIKLTRLGKIRNPQYRIAVADARNRRDGRSIEVIGRYHPKEDPSLIEINSERAQYWLSVGAQPTEPVLKLLKITGDWQKFKGLPGAEGSLIVAPAKPSKLELFNAALAEADGAPTTEAAKPKKKAPVKKAKADAEAAAPEAAEAPAAEAEAAPAAEQAEPATEG, from the coding sequence ATGGCTGTGAAGATCAAGCTGACTCGGCTTGGCAAAATCCGCAATCCCCAGTACCGCATCGCCGTCGCCGACGCGCGCAACCGCCGCGACGGGCGTTCCATCGAGGTCATCGGCCGCTACCACCCGAAGGAAGACCCGAGCCTGATCGAGATCAACTCCGAGCGGGCCCAGTACTGGTTGTCGGTCGGGGCACAGCCCACCGAGCCCGTCCTCAAGCTGCTGAAGATCACCGGCGACTGGCAGAAGTTCAAGGGCCTGCCCGGTGCCGAGGGAAGCCTGATCGTCGCCCCGGCCAAGCCCAGCAAGCTGGAGCTGTTCAACGCCGCGCTGGCCGAGGCCGACGGCGCGCCCACCACCGAGGCCGCCAAGCCGAAGAAGAAGGCCCCGGTCAAGAAGGCGAAGGCCGACGCCGAAGCCGCAGCCCCTGAGGCCGCCGAGGCCCCGGCAGCCGAGGCCGAGGCTGCCCCGGCCGCCGAGCAGGCCGAACCGGCGACCGAAGGCTGA